The sequence CATTTGCCCCCGGCCGCGACGATGAACTCTTTGAGCACGACGGGCAGATCACCAAGCGAGAAATCCGCGCTCTGACGCTGTCGGCACTTGCACCGCGCCATGGGGAACTGCTGTGGGATATCGGAGCCGGCTCGGGTTCGATCGGCATCGAGTGGATGCTCTGCGACCCATCACTGAAGACGGTCGCTATCGAGCAATCGCCAGGTCGCGTCAGCCGGATCGCGCGAAATGCTGCCGCGTTCGGGGTGCCCGACCTTGCCGTCGTCGAGGGAAGAGCCCCTGCGGCTTTGAGGGGATTGCCGGAACCTAACGCCATATTTGTCGGCGGAGGCGGCAGCGAGCCAGGCGTCATGGATGCCGCAATCATCTCGCTCAAAAGCGGCGGGCGCCTTGTGGCCAATGCGGTGACACTGGAAATGGAGGCCGTTCTGCTTGCCGAACAAGCCAGGCGCGGCGGCTTTCTGACAAGGATCGAGGTTTGCCGAGCCGCCCCGCTCGGCGCAATGAGCGGCTGGCGCCCGGCAATGCCGGTGGTGCAATGGCGCTGGATCAAGGACTAGAAATGACGGTTCACTTCATAGGAGCCGGCCCAGGTGCGGCTGATCTCATCACCGTTCGCGGCCGGGACCTCATTGGCAGATGCCCGGTATGCCTTTATGCCGGATCGATCGTATCGCCCGAACTGCTCAACTATTGCCCGCCGGATGCGCGCATCATCGATACCGCACCGATGTCACTCGATGAGATCGAGGCGGAATTTGTGCGTGCGACCAACGCGGGGGAGGATGTGGCTCGTCTGCACTCGGGCGATCTATCCGTCTGGAGCGCTGTTGCTGAGCAGGTTCGGCGTCTTCACAAGCATGCCATCGCCTACACGATGACACCGGGCGTTCCGGCCTTTGCTGCTGCGGCCTCCGCCCTGGGCCGGGAACTGACGATTCCGGCCGTTGCTCAGAGCCTGGTGCTTACGCGCGTCTCGGGCCGCGCTTCGCCGATGCCGAGTGAGGAAACGCTCGCCAAGTTTGGCGCCACGGGCTCGACGCTTGCAATACATCTGGCAATTCATGCGCTCAGCCAGGTCGTTGAAGAACTGACACCACTTTACGGCGCTGATTGTCCTGTTGCGATCGTCGTCAAAGCCTCCTGGCCGGACGAGCGCGTCGTGCATGGCACGCTTGCCGACATCGAGGCGAGGGT is a genomic window of Rhizobium etli 8C-3 containing:
- the cobM gene encoding precorrin-4 C(11)-methyltransferase, translated to MTVHFIGAGPGAADLITVRGRDLIGRCPVCLYAGSIVSPELLNYCPPDARIIDTAPMSLDEIEAEFVRATNAGEDVARLHSGDLSVWSAVAEQVRRLHKHAIAYTMTPGVPAFAAAASALGRELTIPAVAQSLVLTRVSGRASPMPSEETLAKFGATGSTLAIHLAIHALSQVVEELTPLYGADCPVAIVVKASWPDERVVHGTLADIEARVALEPIERTAIIFVGPTLAACDFRESALYDASYQRRFRGRQ